A genome region from Hymenobacter tibetensis includes the following:
- a CDS encoding alpha/beta hydrolase — MASSPAPDTYLPDPLGPDFQLCHLPQPPDYEGEVRATLVRHCHPPATTRAVLYVHGFNDYFFQRDLAAEYAAHGFRFYALDLRKYGRALLRHQWPNNVRDLAEYYEDLDAALAVVRAEGSTTLVLSGHSTGGLIVSLYAQARPKAGLAALVLNSPFFDLFQPWYRKLGVPLVTRLGALLPDLKLPASLSDTYGQSLHRAYRGQWDYDLAWKPNRVFHINAGWLRAIRAGHRQVRRGLQLPMPVLVLHSDRTAYSRKWSDDFLRADIVLDVQHIRQLGPRLGPNVTVKAIEGGIHDLFLSAPAARTAAYQAVFDWLDTVLPPQ; from the coding sequence ATGGCCTCTTCTCCAGCCCCTGACACCTACCTGCCCGATCCGCTTGGCCCTGATTTTCAACTGTGCCACTTGCCTCAGCCTCCTGATTATGAAGGCGAAGTACGGGCCACGCTCGTGCGGCATTGCCACCCGCCCGCCACCACGCGGGCCGTGCTCTACGTGCATGGCTTCAACGACTACTTCTTCCAGCGCGACCTCGCCGCCGAATATGCCGCGCACGGCTTTCGGTTCTACGCCCTGGACCTGCGCAAATACGGGCGGGCCTTGCTCCGCCACCAGTGGCCCAACAACGTGCGTGACCTCGCCGAATATTATGAGGATCTGGATGCTGCGCTAGCCGTTGTTCGGGCCGAGGGCAGCACCACGCTTGTGCTTAGCGGCCATTCCACGGGCGGCCTTATTGTTTCGCTTTATGCTCAGGCTCGGCCAAAGGCCGGGCTGGCGGCCTTGGTACTGAATAGTCCGTTTTTCGACTTGTTTCAGCCGTGGTATCGGAAGCTTGGCGTACCGCTCGTAACGCGCCTAGGAGCCTTACTGCCCGACCTCAAACTGCCAGCCAGCCTGTCCGACACATACGGCCAGAGTTTGCACCGGGCCTACCGGGGGCAGTGGGACTACGACCTGGCCTGGAAACCCAACCGCGTGTTCCACATCAACGCTGGCTGGTTGCGCGCTATCCGGGCCGGCCACCGGCAGGTGCGGCGCGGGCTACAACTGCCCATGCCCGTGCTAGTGCTGCACTCCGACCGCACCGCCTACAGCCGCAAGTGGTCCGACGACTTTCTGCGGGCCGATATTGTCTTGGATGTGCAGCACATCCGGCAGCTAGGGCCGCGGCTCGGCCCCAACGTAACCGTGAAAGCCATTGAAGGCGGCATCCACGACTTGTTTCTTTCGGCGCCGGCTGCCCGCACGGCTGCTTACCAAGCCGTGTTTGACTGGTTGGACACCGTGTTGCCGCCGCAATAG
- a CDS encoding L,D-transpeptidase family protein — protein MRLLALLAAALLLTLCARSASPLTRSFPDPDPVFRAQQQQYPRVRDAYATHETELHALLRRHGIAAGRLELYSRAFKIGRRLEAWGREQGTGEFVLLRTYRLAGTSGTLGPKRQSGDGQIPEGFYHINRFNPASTYHLSLGLDYPNAADLRQAAPNPGGDIFIHGSDVTVGCLPITDAGIRELYVLAVEARSTGQTDIAVHIFPFEMTAANLARRATSPHHMFWLGLLPGYQYFEETHQLPIMRVDAGGAYAVE, from the coding sequence ATGCGTCTTCTTGCCCTGCTGGCTGCGGCCCTGCTGCTGACTCTGTGTGCCCGCTCTGCATCACCCCTCACCCGGTCTTTCCCGGATCCAGACCCTGTTTTTCGCGCCCAACAACAGCAGTACCCGCGGGTGCGAGACGCCTACGCCACCCACGAAACCGAGCTGCACGCGCTGCTGCGCCGCCACGGCATTGCTGCAGGACGGTTGGAGCTTTATTCACGAGCCTTCAAGATTGGGCGCCGCCTAGAAGCCTGGGGCCGCGAGCAGGGTACGGGGGAGTTTGTGCTGTTGCGCACGTATCGGCTGGCGGGCACCTCGGGCACGCTCGGCCCCAAGCGCCAATCCGGCGACGGACAAATACCCGAAGGCTTCTATCACATCAACCGGTTCAACCCGGCCAGCACCTACCACCTCTCCCTGGGCCTCGACTACCCCAACGCCGCCGACTTGCGCCAGGCCGCACCCAACCCCGGCGGCGACATTTTCATTCACGGCTCCGACGTGACGGTGGGTTGCCTGCCTATCACTGATGCGGGCATCCGGGAGCTGTACGTGCTGGCCGTGGAGGCCCGCAGCACCGGCCAAACGGATATTGCCGTTCACATTTTCCCGTTTGAAATGACCGCCGCCAACCTGGCCCGCCGCGCCACCAGCCCGCACCACATGTTCTGGCTGGGTCTACTCCCTGGCTACCAGTATTTCGAAGAAACTCACCAGCTTCCTATCATGCGTGTGGATGCCGGGGGCGCGTACGCCGTGGAGTAG
- a CDS encoding NUDIX hydrolase, with amino-acid sequence MPALLTPDDFPIPKNLRNAAVLVPVFRDAAGELHVVMVRRSGFGIHGGELAFPGGKHEPTDASLLATALREAEEEVGLAATNVEILATLPTVDIPTGFRVAPFLGKIRRPEVWQWQQREVEEVLEIPLRHLADPAQHTEEDWQLPGWPGPRRVAFYRIAGGYKLWGASYRIITPLIPLLLNGELAS; translated from the coding sequence ATGCCTGCCCTCCTTACCCCCGACGATTTTCCTATTCCGAAAAACCTGCGCAACGCTGCCGTACTGGTGCCTGTTTTTCGCGACGCCGCCGGCGAGCTACACGTTGTGATGGTTCGGCGCAGTGGTTTCGGTATTCATGGCGGGGAGCTGGCTTTTCCTGGTGGCAAGCACGAGCCCACCGACGCCTCATTGCTGGCTACGGCGCTGCGTGAAGCCGAGGAAGAAGTGGGCTTAGCGGCCACCAACGTGGAAATACTAGCCACGCTGCCCACCGTAGACATACCCACGGGCTTCCGCGTTGCGCCTTTTCTGGGGAAGATCCGCCGGCCAGAGGTGTGGCAGTGGCAGCAGCGCGAAGTGGAAGAAGTGCTGGAGATTCCGCTGCGCCACCTCGCTGACCCTGCCCAGCACACCGAGGAAGACTGGCAGCTCCCTGGGTGGCCTGGCCCCCGCCGGGTGGCTTTTTACCGCATTGCAGGTGGCTACAAGCTATGGGGCGCGAGCTACCGCATCATCACGCCCCTGATTCCGCTGCTCCTCAACGGAGAGCTGGCGAGCTAG
- a CDS encoding YncE family protein has protein sequence MKRLLFLLLTLLPAAAWAQGEQSIWYFGQQAGLTFPVGGGAPTPLLNSKMTTYEGSAVATNAQGQLLFYTNGENIFNRQHALMPNGRGLTGSSASTQSALIVPDPGSGNIFYVFTVGAQGGKEGFRYSVVDMTRDNGLGDVPRANLLLISPVAEKLTAVRHQNGRDVWVVAHRWNSNAFVSYLITADGVAGKPILSNVGGMHAGPGRNAIGAMKFSPDGRKIAVAVWREANRYEVFDFDRTTGQVKNPKVFSPYPEAYGIEFSPDGTKLYGSTNGEGGGQAQIIQFDLKTGSATVIGKSANRKVGQLQRAPDGKIYVAREDNPFLGVIPNPNADGTAAKYVDDGLKLGGRRSKLGLPNFITEPGK, from the coding sequence ATGAAACGACTTCTTTTTCTGCTTCTCACACTTCTGCCTGCGGCTGCCTGGGCGCAGGGCGAACAAAGCATCTGGTATTTCGGGCAACAAGCCGGGCTGACTTTCCCGGTAGGCGGGGGCGCCCCCACGCCCTTGCTGAACAGCAAAATGACCACCTATGAGGGCTCGGCGGTAGCGACCAATGCGCAGGGCCAACTGCTGTTCTACACCAACGGGGAGAACATCTTCAACCGCCAGCACGCCCTCATGCCCAATGGCCGCGGCCTAACGGGCTCCAGCGCCAGCACCCAAAGTGCCCTCATCGTGCCGGACCCCGGCAGCGGCAATATCTTCTACGTGTTTACGGTGGGTGCCCAGGGCGGCAAGGAAGGCTTCCGCTACTCGGTAGTGGACATGACCCGCGACAATGGCCTCGGCGACGTCCCCCGCGCCAACCTGCTGCTCATCTCACCGGTAGCCGAAAAACTAACCGCCGTGCGCCACCAAAACGGCCGCGACGTGTGGGTGGTGGCGCATCGGTGGAACTCTAATGCCTTCGTGAGCTACCTCATTACCGCCGATGGCGTAGCCGGTAAACCCATCCTGAGCAACGTAGGGGGCATGCACGCCGGCCCCGGGCGTAATGCTATTGGCGCCATGAAGTTCTCGCCTGATGGCCGCAAGATAGCCGTGGCCGTGTGGCGCGAAGCCAACCGCTACGAGGTCTTCGATTTCGACCGCACCACGGGACAGGTGAAGAATCCGAAAGTGTTTTCGCCGTATCCTGAAGCGTACGGCATCGAGTTTTCGCCCGATGGCACCAAGCTCTACGGTTCCACCAACGGCGAAGGCGGCGGCCAGGCCCAGATCATCCAGTTTGACTTGAAAACAGGCAGCGCCACGGTTATCGGCAAATCAGCCAACCGCAAAGTGGGCCAGCTCCAACGTGCCCCCGATGGCAAGATCTACGTGGCTCGCGAAGACAACCCCTTCCTCGGCGTCATTCCCAACCCCAACGCCGATGGCACCGCTGCCAAATACGTGGACGACGGCCTGAAACTAGGCGGCCGCCGCAGCAAGCTCGGCCTCCCCAATTTCATCACCGAACCAGGCAAATAA